One window of Oryza brachyantha chromosome 12, ObraRS2, whole genome shotgun sequence genomic DNA carries:
- the LOC102702432 gene encoding tryptamine 5-hydroxylase, translating to MELNFASSVSLGLVVLSAVYVLVALRRSRSSSKPRRLPPSPPGWPVIGHLHLMSGMPHHALAELARTMRAPLFRMRLGSVPAVVISKPDLARAALTSNDAALASRPHLLSGQFLSFGCSDVTFAPAGPYHRMARRVVVSELLSARRVATYGAVRVKELRRLLAHLTKNTSPATPVDLSECFLNLSNDVLCRVAFGRRFPHGEGDKLGAVLAEAQDLFAGFTIGDFFPELEPVASTVTGLRRRLKKCLADLRAVCDEIVDEHISGNRQRIPGDRDEDFVDVLLRVQKSPDLEVPLTDDNLKALVLDMFVAGTDTTFATLEWVMTELVRHPRILKKAQEEVRRVVGDKGRVEESDLGELHYMRAIIKETFRLHPAVPLLVPRESVAPCTLGGYDIPAKTRVFINTFAMGRDPEIWDSPLEYSPERFENAGGEIDLKDPDYKLLPFGGGRRGCPGYTFALATVQVSLASLLYHFEWALPDGVRAEDVNLDETFGLATRKKEPLFVAVRKNDAYEFKGEELNEI from the exons ATGGAGCTCAACTTTGCGTCGTCGGTGTCGCTCGGGTTGGTCGTCCTCTCTGCTGTGTATGTGTTGGTGGCGTTGAGGAGGAgccggtcgtcgtcgaagccacggcggctgccgccgtcgccgccggggtGGCCGGTGATCGGGCACCTCCACCTCATGTCCGGGATGCCGCACCACGCGCTGGCCGAGCTGGCGCGCACCATGCGCGCGCCGCTGTTCCGGATGCGGCTCGGGAGCGTGCCGGCGGTGGTGATCTCCAAGCCGGACCTGGCCCGCGCCGCGCTCACCAGCAACGACGCCGCGCTGGCGTCGCGGCCGCACCTGCTGTCGGGGCAGTTCCTGTCGTTCGGCTGCTCCGACGTGACGTTCGCGCCGGCGGGGCCGTACCACCGGATGGCGCGGAGGGTGGTGGTGTCGGAGCTGCTGTCGGCGCGCCGCGTCGCGACGTACGGCGCAGTCAGGGTCAAGGAGCTCCGCCGACTGCTCGCGCACCTCACCAAGaacacctcgccggcgacgcccgTCGACCTCAGCGAGTGCTTCCTCAACCTCTCCAACGACGTGCTCTGCCGCGTCGCGTTCGGCCGCAGGTTCCCTCACGGAGAGGGCGACAAGCTCGGCGCGGTGCTCGCCGAGGCGCAGGACCTCTTCGCCGGGTTCACCATCGGCGACTTCTTCCCGGAGCTTGAGCCCGTCGCAAGCACCGTCACcgggctccgccgccgcctcaagAAGTGCCTCGCAGACCTCCGCGCGGTGTGCGACGAGATCGTCGACGAGCACATCAGTGGCAACCGCCAGCGCATCCCCGGCGACCGTGACGAGGACTTCGTCGACGTGCTCCTCCGTGTCCAGAAGTCCCCCGACCTCGAGGTCCCCCTCACCGACGACAACCTCAAGGCCCTCGTCCTG GACATGTTCGTCGCTGGCACCGACACAACATTCGCGACGCTGGAGTGGGTAATGACGGAGCTGGTCCGCCACCCCCGGATCCTCAAGAAGGCTCAGGAGGAGGTCCGGCGAGTCGTCGGCGACAAGGGCCGCGTGGAGGAGTCCGACCTCGGGGAGCTGCACTACATGCGCGCCATCATCAAGGAGACGTTCCGGCTGCACCCGGCGGTGCCGCTCCTGGTGCCGCGCGAGTCCGTCGCGCCGTGCACGCTCGGCGGCTACGACATCCCGGCCAAGACCCGGGTCTTCATCAACACCTTCGCCATGGGCCGCGACCCGGAGATCTGGGACAGCCCGCTCGAGTACTCGCCGGAGCGGTTCGagaacgccggcggcgagatcgaccTCAAGGACCCCGACTACAAGCTGCTGCCgttcggcggcgggcggcgagggtgcCCCGGCTACACGTTCGCGCTCGCCACCGTGCAGGTCTCGCTCGCCAGCTTGCTGTACCACTTCGAGTGGGCGCTGCCGGACGGCGTGCGCGCCGAGGACGTCAACCTCGACGAGACGTTCGGGCTCGCCACGAGGAAGAAGGAGCCGCTGTTCGTCGCCGTCCGGAAGAACGACGCCTACGAGTTCAAGGGGGAGGAGCTGAACgagatttaa